TCTGCGAGTTCCATCTGTGACAGGGGCTACTTGTGCCCCTGGCCTCATCAGCTCAGGCTGAAGGTGGCCCTGGTCCTGACCAGAGGGACtttgtgaagcagaaataaatggcctggtgcaggggccgagcctggccaggaTCTCAGCCCTGGGAGTTGTAAAGAAGGCCGGCCTGTACCATGAGCATCTGTACCAAGCTGTGCCCATGTCACGGTGTGCTTGGCATCTGCCCTTGCacaggtgcatggcctgtctGCGCTCAGGCTCCCCGCCTATGGGACCCAGGCTCACAGAGGTGAAAGAGGCAAGCATGGCGCAGGGGCCTCCGAGAACAGCCAGCCTCGCTTCAATGCTGGGAGACTAACatcttccattttgtcttctgcccaggccaGCTGCGGGCCGTCCAGTGGCTGTGCTACTTCTACAGCGTCATCATGCCCAGGAAGGCCCAGTGTGTCATCTACCACGagctccagctctccctggccCGCAAGGTGTCTGACAAGGTGCTGGAGGGGCAGCTCCTGGAGGCCATCAGTCAGCTCTACCTGTCCCTGGGCACGGAGTGGTAAGGGCTGGCTTtgcagtggtggaggtgggggcgggcagggcagggaggggggcaCAGGGAAGCTGGCTCAGGGCGCCATCAGCCCCTCTCCTTTTGATCATTTGGTTCTTTGGCATCAGATGCTTTGAGCTGGTGGGCCTGGGGTcgtcccagggctgctgctggcccgtgagtcccagcttgagcctcccttgttgggtcaaaggtcatctcaaccccagcagaggcagtacGTGCACTCTGGGCTGTTCTTCCTATTATGGTGGCTTTTGTCATCTGATCTTTGCCTGCCCTGAATCTTCACTCCTGGCTTTCATCTGTCCCCTTAAAtgtgaccacagcagccacctgtggcttctctcccacagaagacAAAGCCAGTTGTGTCACCTCCTTCCCTGGGGCAGGGTTTCAAGGTCTCACGTCCCATATGTGGCCTACTCCCCTTCCCCCAAGCATCCTGACCTGGTGGGgtaaccatggccctggccaccccacccatAGGGCCCAGTGACATTGCTGCAGTCACACCCCCTCGAGTGTTGGACttactgagagagcagggaaggagccagattccatggggacctgggagactggctccagtcttggcctcaggttcacagaaggaaaatgggccagtGTGCTAGAGCTATGCTTCGCAAAGTGTAGTCCCTGGACCAGTAGAGCAGCATCCATGTCACCTAGGAGTTTGTGGcaagtgggagttctagggcctgccccaggcctgtggagccggaagctctgggggcagggccagcaagctATAAGGACAGGCCTCCGGGTGACTGTGATGCCTGCACACCTTGAGAATCATCGGCCCAGATAGCCTCTGAACACTAACAGCTCCTGGTGCATCTGGAGAAGACACAGGccatgtctgggaggcaggggagatggactagcacactcctcctgccacagggcagcatgatgcttgattccctcagaaggatgtccttcatcttttccatgccgtgtgtgttcaccctggccctcccagcagcctgggaagggcagaacactgcacacacaaGAGGGCTGTTCCCAATCTGCACATTCCAGTTCATCTGTCGCCAGACCCACGGGAggaggcagactggttccaggaggatgagAGCCCTTGTTCTGACACCTGCGTCTGATTCCAGGGCCTACAAATCCGCTCTGGACTACACCAAACGAAGTCTGGAGATTTTCATTGACCTCCAGAGGAAAGAGGAGGCGGCGCATGCCTGGctgcaagcagggaagatctattaCATCCTGCGGCAGAGCGAGCTGGTGGACCTGTACATCCAGGTGAGTGACAAGGGATGCAAGAGGACCCCTGTGCTGTTCactctctgtccatccacccatccattcatccttccatcatctatctgtttacctgctcatccttctatccatcatctatccatcatcttcccatacacctgtgggtccttccatccatccatccatccttccatcatccatccattcacctgttcatcttTCCATGcaaccatccattcattcacctctccatccatctattcacctgttcgtccatccatccatccatccatccttccatctttccatcatccatccatcattcttcTGTTCACCTCTTGGTCCGTCCATCCTTCCATCTTTCCgttatccatccaaccatcttccatccatccatgatccatccattcacctgtccgtccatccatccattcattcatcatccatccttttatcatccatccatccattcacctgttcatccatccctccatccattcttcc
This Macaca mulatta isolate MMU2019108-1 chromosome 3, T2T-MMU8v2.0, whole genome shotgun sequence DNA region includes the following protein-coding sequences:
- the LOC144340141 gene encoding SH3 domain and tetratricopeptide repeat-containing protein 1-like isoform X2, whose protein sequence is MPRKAQCVIYHELQLSLARKVSDKVLEGQLLEAISQLYLSLGTEWAYKSALDYTKRSLEIFIDLQRKEEAAHAWLQAGKIYYILRQSELVDLYIQVAQNVDLYTGDPNLGLELFEAAGDIFFNGAWEREEGMSFYRVSWPVG
- the LOC144340141 gene encoding uncharacterized protein LOC144340141 isoform X1; translated protein: MSGRQGRWTSTLLLPQGSMMLDSLRRMSFIFSMPCVFTLALPAAWEGQNTAHTRGLFPICTFQFICRQTHGRRQTGSRRMRALVLTPASDSRAYKSALDYTKRSLEIFIDLQRKEEAAHAWLQAGKIYYILRQSELVDLYIQVAQNVDLYTGDPNLGLELFEAAGDIFFNGAWEREEGMSFYRVSWPVG